ACCATCCCCGTCACGGGCTTGTTGTCCACGTCGACAAGCATCTCGCCATCGACCGGGAAATACTCAGCCGTCGGAACACCGAACTCATCGAGCCCGGAGTGATACACCCGCGCGCCCCCGTCCCCATACAGCCACACCCGCGCGTCGGTAGCGCCCCCAAACACAGCGCTATAGCGCTGTGCAAGCACGGGATCCGGCGCGGCGGCAGCGGTATAGGTGATCTCCACACTATTCGGCACACCCCCAGCCGGCGCTGTTCCAAACGTCACAGTCCCAGCCGTCAAGTTGACAGTGTACCCCGCCGTCGGCACAACGGCACCGCCGTCCGTCACCCTGTCAACGGACTGGATCCCCGCGTCCAGCAGCTTGTACAGCGTCGCGGTCCCATCGGGGGAAAAGCGCTGACGCCGCTGGGGCGTCAAGAGATTGACAGACTCCAGCGGCGTCCCGCCCCCGGCCGGCGGCGTGGCGGTCGTCACGATGGGCGCATACCCGACCACTGGCGCGAACACGTCGCCCCGCGTCCCGCTCCACACGAGATACTGCGACCCCGTGAGGCAATACACCTTGCCCCCGAACCCGAAGAAATGGGCATAGGCGCCATACCCGGTACCCAGCACGCTATACCCAGCGCCAGCGGCGACCTCCAAGATCCGCCCCCCGATGAGCGCCGTCATCACATCGCGCCCATCGGCACTGCCGCCCCACAGCGCATCCACACGCCGCCCCGGCTGCAAGGTTTGCAGCGCAGCATACCCAGGCCGCGTGCGCAGATTCCCATCCGCCGTCACACGGAAGTTCCGCATGACGGCCGCCTCACCGTGCCTCAGCCCCGTGTCCCCATCCGGCGACAAATTGAGCCCCAGCCACTTATCAATGCGAACACTCATCCGCGAGCCCGGCTTAACGACCGCCATGCGTTTCACCCCCAATCTGACAGATAGCAGATAACAGTTTACAGCTGGGGATGCCATCCCCTACAACTGTTATCTGCTATCTGATCAGTTGTTAACTGTTCGTCACGCCTGCGTGTATACCGCCGTCACGACTCCGGAGTCGGTCATGCCGGAGTAACTCGCGTACGCCTTTACGACGAGGTCGCCGGTGAGCCCTGTGGTCGGGATCTTGTTCGTTGAGTTGTAGGGCATTGCCGTCTGGCTGGTCTTGGGGTCTGTCTGGTCCAGCGTGTACTGCATCCCCGCGCCGGAGGTGGCGGACGCCAGCGCGATGGTGGTGGTGCCCGGCGTGTACTTCGACCCGCCGGCCGGCGTGAAGGTGGGATTGGCGACGAACGTGGTGTCCGCGCTGTCAATGGACAGTGCCACCCCGGCGCGCCGCGTGGCCAGGACGAACAAGTCATGGTAGATGAGCCCCTCGACGAGCGCGCCCGCCATGCCCTGCGGCTTGTTGTGGATCTTGTAGTCTTTCAGCTTGACGGGCGCCGGCGACGTCGTCTTGTCGACAATCATAAAGTTGACACCGACGGGCCAGTATTGCACAGGCACGACCACCACAGGCAGCCCGTCTATCTCACCCAGGACACCGCGCTGCAGCATCTGCTGCGACATATCGCCCTTCTTAATGAAGTCGGGGTCAAGCTTCAGCCACTTGTAAATGGCCGGCTTGACAAAGAGCCTCCGCCCCTGCCGATTGACGAGGGCGTTGTCCATGTGCTCGCCCAGCGTCAGCACGGCCTGAGCGGTGTTGGTCTTGTCGAGGGCCGCGCTCTCTTTGATTTTGATACCCGCCTCGGCGGCCCACTGCCCGAGGCGATACCTATCGACGTACGGCGTGATGACGTTGTCGACCTGCTCCTTGAGCGTTCTATTGGCCCGATACAGCACCTGAGGCATATCAGCGCCATACAGCTCATCCAGCGCATAGGTGAAGGACTTCGCATCCCGCATAGTCAGCTCCTGGACGGTATTGCCCAGATTATCTGGGATGCCGTACCGGCTACCCACGGCCGCCTCGGCGTCGTAGTTGTTGAGCCTCACAAGGCCCGAAGTATAAACTTTGACAGTCCGCGCGCCCACGAAATCGCTATCCAGCGATGACACGGTCGCGATATCCGTATAACTCTGATGCGTAAACCGCTCGATAAGCTTTTGAGAAAACTTTGTCGCAAGATTAAGAGTTGCCATAATCACTCACTCCGTTCGTTCAATTGACAATTGATAATTGCGGAACGATTTGACAGCTGATAATTATCAACTATCAATTCTCAATTATCAATTGTCATTCCTCCCAGCCGGCGAAATCCGGGTCGCGGGGTGTCGTTCCACCGACGCCAGAGCGCGGGCCGGTAGAGGCAGCGGCCGCTTTGCCGGCCGTCTCCTTGGCTGTCAGCTTCTCCGTCAGTGTTTTGACCTGGGCCGAGAGATGGTCGTTTTGCTGGGCGGCATACGCTTCGGTGAGGCCGAGGCCACGTTCCATGTATGACTTCAGCGCCTTGAGGGTCCCCGGGAAATCCTGCATAGCCTCCGGATGGGCCGCTGAAAATTTTTGCAGCTCTACCCGCGCCGCGTCCGCGCGGGCCCTGGTCTCCTGCTCTCGGGCCGCCGCCGCCGCGGCCTCCCGCTGCGTGGCCGCGGCAGCGCGGGTCTGCTCCACTTGGAGCTGGGCCCTCTGCGCCGCCACCTCCTGGTCGACGCCCTGGCCAACCAGCTGCGTTGCGATCTGGTTGGCCTGCAGCTGGTCCAGAAACACCTCCGGCTCCAGCCCGAAATTCTTGGCCATCTCTGACACCTGCGTCAGGACGGGGTGGTTTGCCAGCTCGGCCTTCTGGGCCTCCAGCTGCGCGCGGGTGTCCCGGTGCGCCAGACCCATCTGTACGAGACCGGCCACCTCCTCCGGCGCCACTGTCACATCTTGGTGGTTGTACCGTACTGTGAGGGACGCCCCGGCATCCGGGGTCGGCGTGGGCGCAGGCGGCTCGGCCGGCTTATCGTCGCCCACGGCCGGAGCGGCCGGAGACGTGTCTGGCGCGTCGTCGTTTGTGGCCATGCCGGCCATTTCGGCGATTTCCTGGGCCGTAAAACCCCACTCGTCCACGTCCGCCGCGGGTGCGGCGGGTGCGTCCGTCTCCGGTGTGGTGGCCGGAGGCGTGGCCGATGCGGACGGGTCGGCCGCTATGGGGGCCGGCGTGGCGGCCGGCGCTGCTGCTGTCGTGCTGGCGCCCGTGGCGGGGGCGCCGCTTGTCGTCATCTCTGGCATAGGGGTGTCTCCTTTGTGCCCAGCCCATGGTGAGGGCGGGTA
This sequence is a window from Oscillospiraceae bacterium. Protein-coding genes within it:
- a CDS encoding chitobiase/beta-hexosaminidase C-terminal domain-containing protein; this encodes MATLNLATKFSQKLIERFTHQSYTDIATVSSLDSDFVGARTVKVYTSGLVRLNNYDAEAAVGSRYGIPDNLGNTVQELTMRDAKSFTYALDELYGADMPQVLYRANRTLKEQVDNVITPYVDRYRLGQWAAEAGIKIKESAALDKTNTAQAVLTLGEHMDNALVNRQGRRLFVKPAIYKWLKLDPDFIKKGDMSQQMLQRGVLGEIDGLPVVVVPVQYWPVGVNFMIVDKTTSPAPVKLKDYKIHNKPQGMAGALVEGLIYHDLFVLATRRAGVALSIDSADTTFVANPTFTPAGGSKYTPGTTTIALASATSGAGMQYTLDQTDPKTSQTAMPYNSTNKIPTTGLTGDLVVKAYASYSGMTDSGVVTAVYTQA